Sequence from the Qipengyuania pelagi genome:
TCGCCGGTGATGCCCCGCGCCTCGTCCATGAACCAGTCCTTCAACGGGCCGATGCGCTGGACGCCGCCCATGCCGAGCCTGCGCACCGCCGAGGCGGTTTTGCCGGGCACGCCGAACAGGCGTGTCAGCCCGTCGGTCGCCAGCGCCACCATGAAGCTGTCGAGCCCGCGCCAGCGTTCGTAGCGTGCGAGGATCTGCGCATCGCCCAGGTCGAGACCAAGGCGCAGCGCCTCTTCGAGCACTTCGACCAAGGCGCCGACATCGCGCAGGCCGAGATTGAGGCCCTGGCCCGCGATCGGATGGATGCCGTGCGCGGCATCCCCGATCAGCGCGAGCCGCTGGTCGGTGATCTTTGCCGTATGATGGAACCCCAGCGGGAAGCTGGACCGGGGACCGGCGGCGGTGACCCTGCCCAAAATATCGTGCATCCGCGTCTCGACCTCGGCCAGGAACGCGCGGTCGCCAAGTTTCAGCGTTCCCGCCGCATCCTTCTCGTCCACCGTCCAGACCAGAGCGCTGCGATGCGACCCGTCCTCGGCGTCGCGCATCGGCAGAAGCGCGAAAGGTCCGGCGGGGTAGAAGATTTCCCACGCCACGCCGTCATGCGGTTTCTCGTGCGTGAGGCCTGAAATGATCGCGCGGTGATCGTATTGCCACTGGGCGATGGCGATGCCCGCCTCCTCGCGCGTGGGCGACCCGCGCCCCTCCGCGCCGACCATCAGCGCGGCGCGCAGCACCTGTCCGTCCGCAAGCGTTACCGAAACGCCATATTCGCCGCGTTCGCGCGATTTGATCTCGGCGCGTTCGTGCCACGCGATCGCGGGTTCGGCCCGCGCGGCTTCGAACAGAGCGAGGCGCAATTGGCGGTTGGCGAACATGCGCCCCAGCGATCCTTCGTGGGGTTCGGGCGTGAAATCGATGCGGCCCGGCTTCATCTGGTCGGTCACCGCGATCGATTCGATCGGACAGCCGAATGGTTCGAGCGCCTCGCCCAGCCCGATATGGCGGAACAATCGC
This genomic interval carries:
- a CDS encoding UbiH/UbiF/VisC/COQ6 family ubiquinone biosynthesis hydroxylase — encoded protein: MAENDTRDLLIIGGGLVGMTLALAAAKKGMTSHVVDRADPADLTAEGFDGRASAISTASWRLFRHIGLGEALEPFGCPIESIAVTDQMKPGRIDFTPEPHEGSLGRMFANRQLRLALFEAARAEPAIAWHERAEIKSRERGEYGVSVTLADGQVLRAALMVGAEGRGSPTREEAGIAIAQWQYDHRAIISGLTHEKPHDGVAWEIFYPAGPFALLPMRDAEDGSHRSALVWTVDEKDAAGTLKLGDRAFLAEVETRMHDILGRVTAAGPRSSFPLGFHHTAKITDQRLALIGDAAHGIHPIAGQGLNLGLRDVGALVEVLEEALRLGLDLGDAQILARYERWRGLDSFMVALATDGLTRLFGVPGKTASAVRRLGMGGVQRIGPLKDWFMDEARGITGDLPELLRA